Proteins from a single region of Mycetohabitans endofungorum:
- the radA gene encoding DNA repair protein RadA has product MAKTKTVFVCNDCGAQSPKWQGQCPSCHSWNTLVESAESIAAPNHRYQALAKSQPVRKLAEIEASDVPRYSTGIGEFDRVLGGGLVAGGVVLIGGDPGIGKSTLLLQALAEIAHKRRALYISGEESGAQIALRAQRLGLLDAPASRVGDLQLLAEIQLEKLQATIDAVKPNIAVVDSIQTIYSDTLSSAPGSVAQVRECAAQLTRIAKQSGVTIIMVGHVTKEGALAGPRVLEHIVDTVLYFEGDTHSSFRLVRAFKNRFGAVNELGVFAMTERGLRGVANPSALFLSQHEHTVPGSCVLVTQEGSRPLLVEVQALVDTAHVPNPRRLAVGLEQNRLAMLLAVLHRHAGIACFDQDVFLNAVGGVKIAEPAADLAVLLAIHSSMRNKPLPKGLIVFGEVGLAGEIRPCPRGQERLKEAAKLGFSIALIPKANAPKQPIDGLQVIAVERIEQAIDRIRTLQQ; this is encoded by the coding sequence GTGGCAAAAACAAAGACCGTTTTCGTCTGCAATGACTGCGGTGCGCAGTCGCCGAAGTGGCAGGGCCAGTGCCCATCGTGCCACAGCTGGAACACCCTGGTCGAGTCGGCTGAGTCGATCGCCGCGCCGAACCATCGTTACCAGGCACTTGCCAAGAGCCAGCCGGTGCGCAAGCTCGCCGAAATCGAAGCGTCGGACGTGCCGCGCTACTCGACTGGCATCGGTGAGTTCGATCGTGTGCTCGGTGGCGGTCTGGTCGCAGGTGGCGTCGTGCTGATCGGCGGCGATCCCGGTATCGGCAAGTCGACGTTGCTGCTGCAGGCGCTCGCCGAGATCGCGCACAAGCGGCGTGCGCTGTATATCAGTGGCGAGGAATCCGGCGCGCAGATCGCGTTGCGCGCACAGCGGCTCGGCTTGCTCGATGCGCCCGCCAGCCGGGTCGGCGACTTGCAACTGCTGGCAGAGATCCAACTCGAGAAGTTGCAAGCCACGATTGACGCCGTCAAGCCGAATATTGCCGTCGTCGATTCGATCCAAACCATTTACTCGGATACGCTGAGTTCAGCGCCTGGTTCCGTGGCGCAAGTGCGTGAGTGCGCGGCGCAACTGACGCGGATTGCCAAGCAATCCGGCGTGACGATTATCATGGTTGGCCACGTGACGAAGGAGGGCGCGCTTGCTGGGCCCCGGGTGCTCGAGCACATCGTCGATACGGTGCTGTATTTCGAAGGCGACACTCATTCATCGTTCCGGCTGGTGCGGGCGTTCAAGAACCGCTTCGGCGCGGTCAACGAACTCGGCGTGTTCGCGATGACCGAGCGCGGGCTGCGCGGCGTGGCTAATCCGTCGGCGTTGTTCTTGTCGCAGCACGAGCATACGGTTCCTGGTTCGTGCGTGCTAGTCACGCAAGAAGGGTCGCGGCCGCTGCTGGTGGAGGTGCAGGCGCTGGTCGATACGGCGCACGTGCCGAACCCGCGCCGGCTGGCCGTCGGCCTGGAACAAAACCGGCTTGCGATGCTGCTCGCGGTGCTACACCGGCACGCAGGCATCGCATGCTTCGATCAGGACGTTTTCCTGAACGCGGTCGGCGGTGTAAAGATCGCCGAGCCGGCCGCGGACCTGGCCGTGCTGCTCGCGATTCATTCGTCGATGCGCAACAAGCCGTTGCCTAAGGGGCTGATCGTGTTCGGCGAAGTCGGGTTGGCCGGTGAGATCCGGCCATGCCCGCGTGGCCAGGAGCGCCTGAAGGAGGCCGCCAAGCTCGGCTTCTCGATTGCATTGATCCCGAAGGCCAATGCGCCGAAGCAGCCAATCGACGGCTTGCAGGTGATCGCCGTCGAGCGCATCGAACAGGCGATTGACCGTATTCGGACGCTGCAGCAATAG
- the hrpA gene encoding ATP-dependent RNA helicase HrpA, producing MSNVAKNRAADASPTDLADPARHGRPPAARRAEARRASSAHNPAPNPVPPVTFPQALPVSGRRDEIAAAIAHHQVVIVSGETGSGKTTQLPKICLALGRGLGAGGTGLIGHTQPRRIAASATARRIAEELGTPFGEVVGYKVRFTDNLSPGASVKLMTDGILLAETQTDPLLRAYDTIIIDEAHERSLNIDFLLGYLKQILPRRADLKLIVTSATIDAQRFARHFSSDERPAPVIEVSGRLYPVEIRYRPVVGDDGRATPARRGAAPGAGPLGSPGSAPGATGSITAARQAERDLHDAIVDAVDELCREGPGDVLVFLPGEREIRDAAEALRKHHPPHTEILPLFARLSAAEQERVFRPGNARRIVLATNVAETSLTVPGIRYVVDTGLARVKRYSYRNKVEQLQIEPVSQAAANQRAGRCGRVADGVCIRLYDERDFQARPRFTDPEILRASLASVILRMKSLHLAEIDAFPFVEPPPGRAIADGYQLLAELGAVDDDNALTPVGRELARLPLDPRVARMIVAAREQHALREMLIIASALSVQDPRERPLDAQEQADQAHRRFADERSEFITWLKIWAWFEEAVAHKKSNRQLAEACRAQFLSHLRLREWRDVHSQLLTVVREHGWRLNESEATFEQIHQALLAGLLGNIGLKADNDPHYLGARGIRFFVWPGSTLAKKAGRWVMAAELVETTRLYARTVARIEPEWIERVGGHLIKRSVAEPHWEKKAEQVVAFERGTLYGLPVYQRRRIAFGAQDPARARELFIRGALVDGEFDTRLPFFAHNRRLVAQIEQLEHKSRRQDVLVDDELIYAYYDAAVPAQIHTGAAFERWYRDEARRRGSDGDKLLFLSREDLMRHEAAGVTTDLFPKRLAMAGVDMALSYHFEPGAARDGVTLTVPLYALNQVDARRTEWLVPGMLKDKVQSLLKSLPQKLRRHCVPLPEYAAGFVERVYFAGQSLIDALIADLREHKQVMVKSTDFKIETLPAHLFMNFKVVDEHGRQLAMARNLAQLRGEFGAQAQQQFQRIASGAASAALADGRQPFQHTQAAAASAGSPGRTSSRTSGDGPAPGASRVAGQPSTGPARNKLANAGGPAHAEASDTARPACTALYENLTTWNFGTLPELLEIQRGGQTLFGYPALVDRGGHCDVEVFDSPAQAEHIHRAGLRRLFALQLREPIRYLAKNLPGLREMSMQYMALGTQEELRDQLIEAALDRACLQSPWPHDDASFAARRDEGRARLSLLAQELARLTGQILAEYAALVKKLAQAKGFGAAHADMQQQLAALMTRRFVIDTPYAQLAHFPRYLKGMSLRIDKLKVDPARDQRLAAECAQLMQPYQRALSQRGGAADARLVEFRWLLEELRISLFAQELRTPMPVSVKRLHKVWESMQR from the coding sequence ATGTCCAATGTAGCCAAAAACCGCGCGGCAGATGCATCGCCGACTGATCTCGCTGACCCTGCGCGCCACGGCAGGCCGCCTGCTGCACGTCGCGCCGAGGCCCGACGCGCGTCCTCGGCGCACAACCCTGCGCCCAATCCGGTGCCTCCCGTCACGTTCCCGCAGGCGCTGCCCGTTAGCGGTCGGCGCGACGAGATCGCTGCCGCGATCGCGCACCACCAAGTCGTGATCGTCAGCGGCGAAACCGGATCAGGCAAGACCACGCAACTGCCCAAGATCTGCTTGGCGCTCGGACGCGGGCTGGGCGCGGGCGGCACCGGCCTGATCGGCCATACGCAACCGCGACGTATCGCGGCATCGGCGACGGCGCGACGCATTGCCGAGGAACTGGGTACGCCGTTCGGCGAAGTGGTGGGCTACAAGGTCCGTTTCACCGACAACCTGTCGCCGGGTGCATCGGTCAAGTTGATGACCGACGGCATCCTGCTCGCGGAGACGCAGACCGATCCGCTGCTGCGCGCCTACGATACGATCATCATCGACGAGGCGCACGAGCGCAGCCTGAATATCGATTTCCTGCTTGGCTATCTGAAGCAGATCCTGCCGCGGCGTGCTGACCTGAAGCTGATCGTCACGTCGGCTACGATCGATGCGCAGCGCTTTGCGCGCCACTTTAGCAGCGACGAGCGACCCGCGCCCGTCATCGAGGTCAGCGGACGATTGTATCCGGTCGAGATCCGCTATCGGCCGGTCGTCGGCGACGATGGGCGCGCCACGCCCGCACGGCGCGGCGCGGCGCCAGGGGCCGGTCCACTTGGCTCACCGGGCTCTGCGCCGGGCGCCACGGGCAGTATCACTGCCGCGCGTCAGGCCGAGCGCGACTTGCATGACGCGATCGTCGACGCGGTGGATGAACTGTGTCGCGAAGGCCCGGGCGATGTTCTGGTTTTCCTGCCGGGCGAACGGGAGATCCGCGACGCCGCTGAGGCGCTGCGCAAGCACCATCCGCCGCATACCGAGATCCTGCCGCTGTTCGCCCGGCTATCGGCCGCCGAGCAGGAGCGGGTGTTCCGGCCCGGCAATGCGCGCCGCATCGTGCTCGCCACCAACGTCGCGGAGACATCGCTGACGGTGCCCGGCATCCGCTATGTTGTCGACACCGGCCTGGCGCGGGTCAAGCGCTATTCGTACCGGAACAAGGTCGAACAATTGCAGATTGAGCCGGTGTCGCAAGCCGCCGCCAATCAGCGGGCTGGCCGGTGCGGCCGGGTGGCCGACGGCGTCTGCATTCGGCTCTATGATGAGCGTGACTTCCAGGCTCGCCCGCGCTTCACGGATCCGGAGATCCTACGCGCGTCACTGGCGTCGGTGATCCTGCGGATGAAGTCGTTGCACCTGGCCGAAATCGACGCGTTTCCGTTCGTCGAGCCACCGCCGGGCCGGGCCATTGCCGATGGTTACCAATTGCTCGCCGAGCTTGGCGCGGTTGACGACGACAATGCGTTGACGCCGGTCGGTCGCGAGCTGGCGCGCCTGCCGCTGGATCCGCGCGTGGCCCGGATGATTGTCGCGGCGCGCGAGCAACACGCGTTGCGCGAAATGCTGATCATTGCCAGCGCGCTGTCCGTGCAGGATCCGCGCGAGCGTCCGCTGGACGCGCAGGAGCAGGCTGACCAGGCGCATCGCCGCTTTGCCGACGAGCGCTCGGAGTTCATCACGTGGCTGAAGATTTGGGCGTGGTTTGAGGAAGCCGTTGCACACAAGAAATCGAACCGGCAACTGGCCGAAGCGTGCCGCGCGCAATTCCTCTCGCATCTGCGGCTGCGCGAGTGGCGCGACGTGCATTCGCAGTTGTTGACCGTGGTGCGCGAGCACGGCTGGCGGTTAAATGAGTCCGAGGCGACGTTCGAGCAGATCCATCAGGCGCTGTTGGCGGGATTGCTCGGAAATATCGGTCTGAAGGCCGACAACGATCCGCATTACCTGGGGGCACGGGGCATTCGTTTCTTCGTATGGCCGGGATCGACGCTTGCAAAAAAGGCCGGCCGCTGGGTGATGGCCGCGGAGTTGGTCGAGACCACCCGACTTTACGCGCGCACCGTCGCCCGCATCGAGCCGGAATGGATCGAGCGTGTCGGCGGCCACCTGATCAAGCGCTCGGTCGCCGAGCCGCATTGGGAAAAGAAGGCCGAGCAGGTGGTGGCGTTCGAGCGCGGCACATTGTATGGGCTGCCCGTCTATCAGCGCCGGCGCATCGCGTTCGGCGCACAGGATCCGGCACGTGCGCGGGAATTGTTTATTCGCGGCGCGCTGGTCGATGGCGAATTCGACACTCGTCTGCCATTCTTTGCGCACAATCGGCGGCTGGTCGCGCAAATTGAGCAACTCGAGCACAAGTCACGTCGTCAGGACGTGCTGGTTGACGATGAGTTGATCTACGCGTACTACGATGCGGCGGTGCCCGCGCAAATCCATACCGGCGCGGCGTTCGAGCGCTGGTATCGCGACGAGGCGCGGCGGCGAGGTAGCGACGGCGACAAGCTGCTGTTTCTGTCGCGCGAGGACCTGATGCGGCATGAAGCGGCCGGCGTGACGACGGATCTGTTTCCGAAACGGCTGGCGATGGCCGGCGTTGACATGGCGCTGAGCTACCATTTCGAGCCGGGCGCGGCGCGTGATGGCGTCACGCTGACCGTGCCGTTGTACGCGCTGAACCAAGTCGACGCGCGTCGCACCGAATGGTTGGTGCCTGGCATGTTGAAGGACAAGGTGCAGTCGCTGCTCAAATCGCTACCGCAAAAGCTGCGCCGACATTGTGTGCCGCTGCCCGAGTATGCGGCCGGTTTCGTCGAGCGCGTGTATTTTGCCGGGCAGTCGTTGATTGACGCGCTGATCGCCGATCTGCGCGAGCACAAGCAAGTGATGGTCAAGTCGACCGACTTTAAGATCGAGACGCTGCCGGCTCACCTGTTCATGAACTTCAAGGTGGTCGATGAGCACGGGCGCCAGCTCGCCATGGCGCGCAATCTCGCGCAACTGCGCGGCGAGTTTGGCGCGCAGGCGCAGCAACAGTTCCAGCGCATCGCGTCGGGTGCGGCCAGCGCGGCATTGGCCGATGGGCGGCAACCATTCCAGCATACGCAGGCGGCTGCGGCAAGCGCTGGTTCGCCGGGCCGCACGTCCAGCCGCACGTCGGGCGATGGACCGGCACCGGGTGCGTCGCGTGTGGCCGGACAGCCGTCAACCGGCCCGGCGCGAAACAAATTGGCGAACGCCGGCGGGCCGGCGCACGCCGAAGCATCGGATACGGCGCGGCCGGCCTGTACCGCGCTGTATGAGAACCTGACGACGTGGAATTTTGGCACGCTACCCGAGTTGCTCGAGATCCAGCGTGGCGGCCAGACGCTGTTCGGCTATCCGGCCCTGGTCGATCGTGGTGGGCACTGCGACGTCGAAGTCTTTGATTCGCCTGCGCAGGCCGAGCATATCCATCGCGCCGGTCTGCGCCGGCTGTTCGCACTGCAGTTGCGCGAGCCGATCCGCTATCTGGCGAAAAACTTGCCAGGACTACGCGAAATGTCAATGCAGTACATGGCACTCGGCACGCAGGAGGAACTGCGCGACCAATTGATCGAGGCCGCGCTGGACCGTGCCTGCCTGCAGTCGCCGTGGCCGCACGACGATGCTAGCTTCGCGGCCCGGCGCGATGAGGGCCGGGCTAGACTGTCGCTGCTCGCCCAGGAACTCGCACGGCTGACCGGCCAAATCCTCGCCGAGTACGCAGCGCTCGTGAAGAAGCTCGCGCAAGCCAAAGGCTTTGGCGCAGCCCACGCGGACATGCAGCAGCAGTTGGCCGCGCTGATGACCCGCCGCTTTGTGATCGATACGCCTTACGCCCAGCTTGCGCATTTCCCGCGTTATTTAAAGGGCATGTCGTTGCGCATTGACAAGCTCAAGGTGGACCCGGCGCGTGACCAGCGGCTCGCGGCCGAGTGTGCGCAGCTCATGCAGCCATACCAGCGTGCGTTGTCGCAGCGCGGAGGCGCAGCCGATGCACGGCTCGTAGAGTTCCGCTGGCTCCTCGAGGAGTTGCGCATCTCGCTGTTCGCGCAGGAACTGCGTACGCCGATGCCGGTGTCTGTCAAGCGGCTGCATAAGGTATGGGAATCGATGCAGCGATGA
- a CDS encoding sensor histidine kinase — MRLITKGLLLIAIPSLVELGLLVGVMRTQAEALEAEQWAVRSKEVLSQATAVLDPVLVDAVRMRGAVIDGYGQVWTPPSQWGEIDRRIDRLIELVADNPLQVERAVQIRQSAQAYRQWSERSQELLRHGHQAGLVARFREINGHDIVDYFRAQVAALQQEEMRLDSVRTERVAEARRMQQVLLVSAVVASIITGAIAVYVFTSSVRRRLRTLADNTKQLANNAPLAPMLGGDDEIAELDLALHQTSRRLLEAERIESRYRSDLAHQAEELGTMNEHLRERTQENEMFIYSVSHDLRAPLVNLQGFSQELSLACDSLRQILARSTLTDTQRRRLLRIVDDDIAEALRFLQTAVMRSASIIDALLRLSRAGRVEYRPQQVDVQAVVSRVVDAMRDSIKSRGVTVKTHSLPSAWGDPTAVEQVFANLISNAVNYLDPSRAGEIEIGTRPNPVGVHSLRIYYVRDNGYGIPASALPKLFTAFQRLHGGAAKGEGIGLALVRRVVERHGGNVWAESSEGFGSTFYLSLPESSSAHEALRAAALNTLARVNAGARAARVGRLRPGSGLEPGASALAPDRPLPTHSTFPV; from the coding sequence ATGAGACTGATCACCAAAGGGCTGCTGCTGATCGCGATTCCGAGCCTCGTTGAGCTTGGCTTATTGGTCGGCGTGATGCGTACCCAGGCTGAGGCCCTGGAAGCGGAGCAGTGGGCAGTGCGGAGCAAGGAAGTGCTGAGTCAGGCCACTGCCGTGCTCGACCCAGTGCTCGTCGATGCCGTGCGCATGCGCGGCGCCGTGATTGACGGGTATGGACAGGTATGGACGCCGCCCAGCCAATGGGGCGAGATCGACCGTCGCATTGACCGATTGATCGAACTGGTTGCCGACAATCCGTTGCAGGTCGAACGCGCGGTGCAGATCCGGCAAAGCGCACAGGCATACCGGCAGTGGAGTGAGCGTTCGCAGGAACTGCTTCGGCACGGTCATCAAGCGGGGCTTGTAGCCCGCTTTCGCGAGATCAATGGCCACGATATCGTCGATTACTTCCGTGCGCAGGTCGCCGCGTTGCAACAAGAGGAAATGCGGCTGGACAGCGTGCGCACCGAACGTGTCGCCGAGGCGCGCCGCATGCAGCAGGTGCTGCTCGTGTCGGCCGTGGTCGCGTCGATCATTACCGGCGCCATCGCGGTCTACGTGTTCACGTCGAGCGTGCGACGGCGGCTGCGCACGCTTGCGGACAACACTAAGCAGCTCGCGAACAATGCGCCGCTCGCACCGATGCTCGGGGGCGACGATGAAATCGCCGAGTTGGACCTCGCGCTGCACCAGACGAGCCGACGCCTGCTTGAAGCGGAGCGCATCGAGTCGCGCTATCGGTCTGATCTCGCGCATCAGGCCGAGGAACTCGGCACGATGAACGAGCATTTGCGCGAGCGTACGCAAGAAAACGAAATGTTCATCTACAGCGTGTCGCATGACTTGCGCGCGCCGCTGGTCAACCTGCAAGGATTTTCGCAGGAACTGAGCTTGGCGTGCGACTCACTGCGCCAGATACTGGCGCGCAGCACGCTGACCGACACACAACGGCGCCGGCTGTTGCGGATTGTCGACGACGATATTGCCGAGGCGTTGCGCTTTCTGCAAACAGCGGTGATGCGCTCGGCCAGTATCATCGACGCGTTGCTGCGGCTCTCGCGCGCGGGCCGGGTCGAATACCGACCGCAACAAGTCGATGTGCAGGCGGTGGTGTCCCGCGTGGTGGATGCCATGCGCGACTCGATCAAGAGCCGGGGCGTGACTGTGAAGACGCATTCGTTGCCGTCCGCATGGGGCGATCCGACCGCGGTCGAGCAAGTCTTCGCGAACTTGATTTCCAATGCGGTCAATTATCTTGATCCGAGCCGCGCTGGCGAGATCGAAATCGGTACGCGTCCGAACCCGGTCGGCGTACACTCGTTACGCATTTACTACGTGCGCGACAACGGATATGGCATTCCCGCGTCGGCACTGCCCAAATTGTTCACCGCGTTCCAGCGCTTGCACGGTGGCGCAGCCAAGGGTGAGGGTATTGGACTGGCGCTCGTGCGCCGTGTTGTCGAGCGACACGGTGGCAACGTGTGGGCCGAGTCCAGTGAAGGATTCGGCTCGACGTTCTACTTGTCGCTGCCCGAATCTAGCAGTGCACATGAAGCGTTGCGTGCGGCAGCACTGAACACGCTGGCCCGCGTCAACGCGGGAGCCAGGGCCGCGCGCGTCGGTCGCTTGCGCCCAGGTAGCGGGCTGGAGCCCGGCGCCAGCGCTTTGGCTCCGGACCGTCCGTTGCCTACTCACTCGACGTTCCCCGTATGA
- the argA gene encoding amino-acid N-acetyltransferase yields the protein MTAQNDLARRDTRASGLAVAGGQTSAAIEYTANHAQFVEWLRSVAPYIHAFRNRMFVVAFGGELMQAGALNALVQDVALLHAMGIQIVLVHGSRPQVEEQLNLHQVESLFAGGMRITDARALEAAKEASGEVRLDIEAAISQGLPNTPMAHAHISVVSGNFVTARPVGILDGVDFQHTGVVRKIDAESIRHSLESNKIVLLSPLGFSPTGEAFNLSMEDVASSAAIALRADKLIFITETPGVIDGDGELTRELSLDDAQRIYEAHTGELDRADADFYLKHAIRACRGGVPRSHIIPYALDGSILLELFLHDGVGTMISYENLESLREAVPDDVGSILQLIEPLETDGTLVRRDRHQIERDIDHFSVIEHDGVLFGCAALYPYPQERIGEMACLTVAPEAQGTGDGERLLKRIEQRARARGLTRIFVLTTRTEHWFLKRGFVKATVNDLPEDRRRLYNWQRKSLVLIKQL from the coding sequence ATGACTGCACAAAACGATCTCGCCCGCCGCGACACGAGGGCCAGCGGCCTCGCCGTGGCCGGCGGCCAGACGAGCGCCGCCATCGAATACACCGCGAATCACGCTCAATTCGTCGAATGGCTGCGATCGGTTGCACCGTACATCCATGCGTTCCGCAACCGGATGTTCGTCGTCGCGTTCGGCGGCGAATTGATGCAAGCGGGCGCGCTCAATGCGCTGGTGCAGGATGTCGCATTATTGCATGCGATGGGCATTCAGATCGTACTGGTGCACGGTTCCCGCCCGCAGGTCGAGGAACAGTTAAACCTGCACCAGGTCGAGTCGTTGTTCGCGGGCGGCATGCGGATCACCGATGCACGCGCGCTAGAAGCGGCCAAAGAAGCGTCCGGCGAAGTGCGGCTAGACATCGAAGCGGCAATCAGCCAAGGTTTACCCAATACGCCGATGGCGCACGCGCATATCAGCGTCGTATCCGGCAATTTTGTCACCGCGAGGCCGGTCGGGATACTCGATGGCGTCGATTTCCAACATACCGGCGTGGTGCGCAAGATCGATGCCGAATCGATTCGGCATTCGCTGGAGAGCAACAAGATCGTGTTGCTGTCGCCGCTCGGATTCTCGCCGACCGGCGAGGCGTTCAATCTGTCGATGGAGGATGTCGCGTCGTCCGCGGCCATCGCGCTACGTGCCGACAAGCTGATCTTCATCACCGAGACGCCCGGCGTGATCGACGGCGACGGTGAACTGACCCGTGAGCTGTCGCTGGATGACGCACAGAGAATCTACGAAGCTCATACGGGCGAGTTGGACCGTGCAGATGCGGACTTTTACCTAAAGCATGCGATCCGCGCGTGCCGCGGTGGCGTGCCGCGCTCGCACATCATCCCCTATGCGCTGGACGGCAGTATCCTGCTGGAGCTGTTCCTGCACGACGGGGTCGGCACAATGATCTCGTACGAGAATCTAGAAAGCCTGCGTGAGGCAGTGCCGGACGATGTCGGCAGCATCCTGCAACTGATCGAGCCACTCGAGACGGACGGCACGCTGGTGCGGCGCGACCGCCACCAGATCGAGCGTGACATCGACCATTTCTCAGTCATTGAGCACGATGGCGTGCTGTTCGGTTGCGCGGCGCTGTACCCATACCCGCAGGAGCGGATCGGCGAGATGGCGTGCCTGACCGTGGCACCGGAGGCGCAGGGCACCGGCGATGGCGAGCGTCTGCTCAAGCGCATCGAGCAACGCGCCCGGGCGCGCGGCCTGACGCGGATTTTCGTGCTGACGACCCGCACTGAGCATTGGTTCCTCAAACGCGGTTTCGTCAAGGCGACGGTCAACGACCTGCCCGAGGACCGGCGCCGCCTGTACAACTGGCAGCGCAAGTCGCTCGTGCTGATCAAGCAGCTCTGA
- a CDS encoding EI24 domain-containing protein — MNELLGSFGRALLGMLHPRMLWLTVLPFLLTALGWGAVLWFGWEGWVGAAHGWLSHWGWTASINSLLMGIGFGHVQMVLAPLVVVAIAVPLIVLTVLLMIAAISMPAVIRHLGARQFADLEPLRGGTLLGSLLHSIAATCICVLLLVVTVPLWLVPPLFAVIPPLLWGWLTYRVMTYDALAWHASLDERRMIFRTHRVPLLAIGVMCGMLGAVPTLLWASSVLMIVLFPFVAIVSIWLYVCIFVFSALWFAHYCLSVLRRLRARHHGTDRQPTQARPPGSA; from the coding sequence ATGAACGAGTTGCTCGGTTCGTTCGGTCGTGCGCTGCTGGGCATGCTTCATCCACGAATGCTGTGGTTGACCGTGTTGCCGTTTTTGCTGACCGCGCTGGGCTGGGGAGCGGTGCTGTGGTTTGGCTGGGAAGGATGGGTCGGTGCGGCGCACGGTTGGCTGTCACACTGGGGCTGGACTGCATCGATCAATTCGCTGCTCATGGGGATCGGCTTCGGCCACGTACAAATGGTGCTCGCGCCGCTCGTCGTTGTCGCGATCGCTGTGCCATTGATCGTGTTGACCGTATTGCTGATGATTGCCGCGATATCGATGCCGGCGGTGATCCGCCATCTCGGTGCGCGCCAATTCGCCGATCTGGAGCCCTTGCGCGGCGGCACGCTGCTCGGCAGTCTGCTCCACTCGATCGCGGCCACGTGCATCTGCGTGCTGCTGCTGGTCGTCACGGTTCCGCTGTGGCTCGTGCCGCCGCTGTTCGCCGTGATCCCGCCGCTGCTGTGGGGCTGGCTCACCTATCGCGTGATGACCTATGATGCGCTGGCATGGCATGCAAGCTTGGATGAGCGGCGCATGATTTTTCGCACGCACCGCGTGCCGCTGCTCGCGATCGGCGTGATGTGCGGGATGCTCGGCGCGGTCCCAACGCTGCTGTGGGCATCCTCCGTGTTGATGATCGTGCTGTTCCCATTCGTCGCGATCGTGTCGATCTGGCTGTACGTGTGTATCTTCGTGTTTTCCGCGCTGTGGTTCGCTCATTATTGCCTGAGCGTGCTGCGGCGATTGCGTGCGCGACACCATGGGACTGACCGGCAACCAACGCAAGCGCGCCCGCCAGGATCGGCGTAA
- a CDS encoding oxidative damage protection protein — MARMVHCAKLGKEAEGLDFPPLPGELGKRIFENISKEAWQAWLKQQTMLINENRLNMADPRARQYLLKQTEKFFFGEGADVASGYVPPANG; from the coding sequence ATGGCTCGAATGGTTCACTGCGCAAAACTTGGCAAAGAGGCGGAAGGATTGGACTTTCCGCCGTTGCCGGGCGAGCTTGGCAAACGCATCTTCGAAAACATCTCGAAGGAAGCATGGCAGGCGTGGCTCAAGCAGCAGACGATGTTGATCAACGAAAACCGTCTGAACATGGCCGATCCGCGCGCGCGCCAATATCTGTTAAAACAAACTGAAAAATTTTTCTTTGGCGAAGGCGCGGACGTCGCGTCGGGCTACGTGCCGCCCGCCAACGGCTAA
- a CDS encoding competence/damage-inducible protein A has protein sequence MGFGIIIIGDEILSGRRVDKHLPKAIELLRARGLALAWAEYNGDERRRITATLKRTFDSDDIVFVTGGIGATPDDHTRQCAAAALGVPLELHPQARQLIAERIIETAPTGQADLDAPDNRHRFNMGVFPQGASIIPNSYNKIPGFSVRNHYFMPGFPVMAWPMMEWVLDTHYAHLHHGTPHDERSFLVFELPESALTPLMERIERDFVSVRVFSLPSVGDVEHGGIYARRHIDLGVKGDPEAVAAAYRLLREGVHMLGGEIFEPES, from the coding sequence ATGGGGTTCGGCATTATCATCATTGGCGACGAAATCCTGTCCGGACGGCGTGTTGACAAGCATTTGCCGAAGGCCATCGAGTTGCTTCGCGCGCGGGGGCTGGCGCTCGCGTGGGCCGAGTACAATGGTGACGAGCGCAGACGAATCACTGCCACGCTCAAGCGCACCTTCGACTCCGATGACATCGTCTTCGTGACTGGGGGCATCGGCGCGACGCCGGACGATCATACGCGGCAGTGTGCGGCGGCCGCGCTCGGCGTGCCGCTGGAACTGCACCCACAGGCCCGGCAACTGATCGCTGAGCGGATTATTGAAACCGCACCGACCGGCCAGGCGGACCTGGATGCGCCGGATAACCGGCATCGCTTCAACATGGGCGTGTTCCCGCAGGGCGCCAGCATCATTCCAAACAGCTATAACAAGATTCCCGGCTTTTCGGTGCGCAATCATTATTTTATGCCGGGGTTCCCTGTCATGGCATGGCCCATGATGGAATGGGTGCTCGATACCCATTATGCCCATTTGCATCACGGCACGCCGCATGACGAGCGCTCATTTCTGGTATTCGAGTTGCCTGAGTCCGCGCTCACGCCGCTGATGGAGCGTATCGAACGCGATTTTGTCAGCGTACGTGTCTTCAGCTTGCCCAGCGTCGGCGATGTCGAGCACGGTGGGATCTATGCGCGACGGCATATCGATTTGGGCGTGAAAGGTGACCCGGAGGCCGTCGCCGCCGCGTATAGGCTGCTACGTGAAGGCGTACATATGCTTGGAGGAGAAATTTTCGAGCCGGAAAGCTGA